The genomic stretch CAGATCAAGCAATCGATTCGTTTAAGAAGACAATTTTACAGTCTGTTGAATAAGCTACATAAAAAAGAGCGAGAAAGACGTTTTTGAAATACGTCTTTCTCGCTCTTTCTTTAACACTATCCTTTTATTTTTCGAAGACCATGAAGATCCAGAATGCCAAAGCCAACTTTTGAGAAGATTGGAAGAACGATAAACGCCAGTGTATCAATGATGCCTTTCGTTAGACCTACTCCTGATGCGCCAAAGAACCATGCCAACGGATAAAGCACCCAAAAAGATGTTAGATAAATGGCCATTCGCTTATAGTGCTTGGCAAGTTGGTCGCTTTCATGTGCCATTTTCTTAAGAGGGCCCCATATAATCCTTAATATGATTGCAAGGGCAACAAGCCCAAGACTATACCAGATGTATTTTAGCGAATCAGGTGAAAAATCGGCGATCAGTCCAGTTAAAATCATGAAAACGTCAGCTATAATCAGAGAAGCGATCAGTGTGCGGTTGATTTTCCTTTGGTAAAACATCGCGGTTAAGGCAAGTGAAAGGAGTAACAGGGGAGTA from Bacillus sp. Cs-700 encodes the following:
- a CDS encoding bacteriorhodopsin, whose amino-acid sequence is MNSIDTSLHIFYFTVMISSAIYFYFLSRKPKGVPLYEYVIAIVITGWSGVAYLSIALGQGLLERPEKTIYFARYLDWVVSTPLLLLSLALTAMFYQRKINRTLIASLIIADVFMILTGLIADFSPDSLKYIWYSLGLVALAIILRIIWGPLKKMAHESDQLAKHYKRMAIYLTSFWVLYPLAWFFGASGVGLTKGIIDTLAFIVLPIFSKVGFGILDLHGLRKIKG